The sequence below is a genomic window from Neomicrococcus aestuarii.
AACCGATGCGGATCGCGAAGGCGAAGCTATTGCATGGCACTTGCTAGAGGTTCTCAAGCCAACGGTGCCAGTGCACCGTATGACGTTCACCGAAATCACCCAAGAGGGTATTTCTCGAGCGCTCGAAAACATCCGTGATCTGGACACCGACCTGGTGGACGCTCAGGAAACCCGCCGCGTCCTGGACCGGTTGTACGGCTACGAAATTTCCCCGGTTCTCTGGCGCAAAGTAGCGCGCGGACTCTCCGCGGGACGTGTGCAGTCCGTGGCCACCCGCCTGGTGGTGGAGCGCGAGCGCGAACGCATGGCGTTCCGTTCCGCGAACTACTGGGATCTTGCGGGCACCTTCACCACGGAGAAGTCCGAATCCTTCACCGCGAAGCTCAGCCAGCTTGACGGAAAGCGCGTTGCCTCCGGCCGCGACTTTGATGACAAGGGCCAGCTGGTTTCCGGCCGTAACGGCTCTGCAGTTCACCTCAACGAAGAGTCTGCGACCGCTTTGGCTGCCGCGTTAGAAGGCGTTCCGTTCGCTGTCACGAGCGTTGAGAACAAGCCGTACACACGCCGCCCAGCCGCACCGTTCACCACCTCAACGTTGCAGCAGGAAGCCTCGCGCAAGTTGCGTTGGTCCAGCCGATCCACCATGCAGGTTGCACAGCGCCTGTATGAAAACGGCTACATCACCTATATGCGTACTGACTCGGTGTTCCTGTCGAACGAGGCCGTCACGGCTGCTCGTCGTCAGGCCACCGAACTCTACGGCGGCGAGTACGTGCCTAACAGCCCGCGCTTGTACAAGGCCAAGAACGATTCCGCTCAGGAAGCTCACGAAGCGATCCGTCCCGCAGGTGACTCGTTCCGCCGTCCGCAGGATGTGCGCTCCGTTTTGAGCGCCGATGAGTTCCGTTTGTATGAGTTGATCTGGAAGCGCACGGTGGCTTCACAGATGGCTGATGCCAAGGGCTCCACTGCAACCATTCGCTTGGCCGGTTCTACTGCTGAGGGCCGTCAGGCTGAGTTCTCCGCGTCCGGCACCGTCATTACCTTCCCCGGCTTCATGGCCGCGTACGAAGAAGGTAAAGACATTGATCCGCAGGCCGCTCAAGAGGCCGAGGACGAGCGCCGCTTGCCTCAACTCGTGGTCAAGGACGGCCTCAAAGGCTCCAAGATCGAAGCCACGGGACACGACACCTCACCACCAGCTCGCTACACCGAAGCATCGATTGTTGCCGAACTGGAAAAGCGCGAGATCGGTCGCCCGTCCACGTACGCACCGACGATTTCCACCATCATGGACCGAGGTTACGTGACCAAACGTGGCGGCGCCTTGGTGCCCAGCTGGATTGCGTTCTCCGTGATCCGCTTGCTGGAAGAGCACTTCGCGAAGTACGTGGATTACGAATTCACGGCTCGTCTTGAAGATGACCTGGATGAGATCGCTGCCGGTCACGTCAAGCGCACGGACTGGTTGCAGCGCTTCTACTTCGGAGGCGATGACCTTGAAGGTTTGGCCGCTGACGTGGAGAACCTCGGCGAGATCGACGCCCGCGCCATCAACTCCATCGAAATCGCTGACGGCATTGTGTTGCGCGTTGGAAAGTTCGGTCCCTACCTCGAGCAAGTGCTTCCCGCCGACGCTCCTGAAGGTACCGAGCCGGCGCGTGCGAATGTGCCCGAAGACTTGGCGCCGGATGAGCTGACCGCTGAGAAGGCCCGTGAGCTCATGGAGTCCACGGGACCGGACGAGCGCGTGCTCGGCGTAGATCCTTCCACCGGCCGCCAGATCGTGGCGAAGGACGGCCGCTACGGCGCGTACGTCACCGAAGTGATCGAGGAGCCTACCGAGGAAGAGCTCGCCGCTCTTCCAGTGGAGTACTACAAGAACGGCAAGCCGAAGCCGCGCAAGAAGCCGGTCAAGGAGAAGCCACGCACTGGTTCTTTGTTCAAGTCCATGAGTCTTGAAACCGTCACTCTTGACGACGCGCTTAAGCTGTTGAGCTTGCCGCGCGTCCTGGGAACGGACGCTGAAGGCGTGGAGATCACAGCTCAGAACGGTCGCTTTGGCCCGTACCTGAAGAAGGGCACGGACTCGCGTTCGCTGGCAAGCGAAGACGAGATCTTCTCCACCACCTTGGAGCAGGCTCTTGAGATCTACTCGCAGCCTAAGCAGCGCGGTGCCCGCCAAGCGGCCGCCCCGTTGGCGGAGTTTGGTCCGGACCCCGTGAGCGAGAAGAACATTGTGGTCAAGGACGGCCGCTTTGGTCCGTACATCACTGATGGCGTCACGAACATCACGATCCCTCGTGATACCACCATTGAAGAGCTCACTCGCGAACGTGCCATCGAGCTGTTGGCTGATAAGCGTGCTCGTGGACCGGTTAAGCGTGGAGCAAAGACCACCACGACGAAGTCCACGGCCGCCAAATCCACGGCAAAGTCCACCGCTGCGAAGACAACAGCGGCTAAGACGACGGCCGCAAAGAAGCCTGCCGCGAAAAAGCCTGCAACGCGTTCCACGTCCACCTCGAAATAAAAGGCTAGATGGTTCATGCGCCTTGGCGTTCTCGACATCGGATCAAACACCGTCCACTTGTTGCTGGTTGATGCGCACCCGGGCGCACGGCCTGTGGCGTTTGCCTCTCACAAGCGGCCGCTCTCACTGATCCAGTATCAGGACGAATCCGGCGCCATCACGGAGGAAGGTCAGCGAGAGCTGATCGACTTCGTGTCCGAGGCCGCCGATTTCGCGCGCCGTCATCACGCCGAGGACTTCCTTGCATTCTGCACCTCCGCAATTCGCGAGTCGGCCAACGGCCCTTCGGTCCTAGATCGTGTGATGACGGAAACCGGCGTCACTCTCATGGAGCTCAGCGGCGAGCAAGAAGCGGCTGTCACTTACTTCGCGGTGCGTCGTTGGTTCGGCTGGAGTGCCAAGAACATCATGAACCTGGACATTGGTGGAGGTTCCATGGAACTGACCATCGGTTGGGATGCGCTACCTGCCGCCGCCTACTCCGTACCGCTCGGTGCGGGCCGGCTCACGCGTGACTTTTTGCCCGATGATCCGCCGAGTCCTCGCGACGTGAAGGATCTGCGCAAATACATCAAGTCCACTCTCAAAGAGCCGGTCGCCGTGCTCAAAGAGTATGAAAAGCCCAAGCTCGTGGCGGCAACGTCCAAGACGTTCCGGAGCCTGGCCCGCATTTGTGGCGCCGCGCCGAGCGCCGAAGGTCCGTACGTCAAGCGGCTCTTGCGACTCGAAGATCTGAAACTGTGGACCCGGCGCCTTGAAGCCATGACTATCGAGGACCGCGCCCTGTTACCTGGCGTGTCCGAGGTCCGCGCTCCTCAAGTTCTCGCCGGCGCACTCTCTGCAGAGATCGCCATGGAAATGCTTGGCCTCGAACAAGTACGCATCTGCCCATGGGCATTGCGCGAAGGAATTTTGCTGCAGCGCTTTGACCACTTGATGGCAGAGAGCGGCCAATCACTCAACGTTCCGGGACATCTAGGGAGTAACCTGCCCTTGGGCAAAGAACCCCACGTTCCAGGAACACCGCACTCGGTGGCCAGCGCCGCACAACAGCACTAGGGACCACAGCTATGAGCGAAGAAAGCCAGAACCAAGGAAGCAACGGCGAAGCGAGCGACGCTAACACAAGCAACGCGAACCCCAGCAATGGCGCCGAACGCAAGCCTGCGTCGTCGTCCGGGAAAACCTACCCCGTAGCGCTCTCAAGCTCCTCGGTCTACCCGCTCTCCGTGGTGGACGCTTTCTCCCTCGCCCGCGATGTGGGCTATGACGGCGTAGAAGTCATGGTCACCGGCAACAGCATCAGCCAAGATCCCAAGCAGCTCCTGAAGCTCTCAGAGCGCTACGATCAGCCGATCTCCGCCATTCACGCTCCTACGCTTTTGCTGACGCAGCAAGTGTGGGGAAGCGCGTGGAACAAGATTGAGAAATCCGCGCTCATGGCTAAAGAAGTGGGCTGCAGCAGTGTGGTGGCGCACCCGCCGTTCCGCTGGCAAGGCACCTACGCGACGCAATTCGCAGAAGGCGTGCGCCGCATCAATGAAGAACACGGCGTGAAAATTTGCGTGGAAAACATGTACCCGTGGCGAGCTCGCGGCCGTGAAGCGCTCATGTACTTGCCGCACTGGAACCCCGTGCCGCAACCCTATGATTTCGTGACGTGGGACTTCTCCCACGCCTCCATCGCCAACCACGATTCGCTCGAAGCCGTTCAGGCCCTCGGCGATCGCCTCACCCACCTGCACTTGTGCGACGGCAACAACAACGCCAAAGACGAGCACCTCGTGCCAGGTCGCGGTACCCAGCGCGTCCAAGAGACCTTGGAATACTTGCGCGACTCCGAATGGGACGGCGCTGTGGTGGTAGAAGTTTCTACCCGTAAAGCAAAAGGAGCTGGCGAGCGAGAAGAGTGGTTGGGGGAAACACTCAACTTCGCTCGCCAGCACTTGAATCGATTACCTCTCTCCAAATAATCGATTCGGTTTTTCACTCGCACCTTTGAAGGTAGTACCTACGTTATGGACCTACTTTGTGTGCGCTCAAAGTAGAACCTGTACGGTTCCTGTGATTCGCTACGAAAGGACATTCTGATGGATTCACCGCGCCTCGCCTTTATTGGTCTCGGCAACATGAATGGCGCTATTCTGCGCGGAATTTTGGCTTCTGGCTTCGACACATCCCGCGTGGTCGGGACCGTCCGGAACACAGAGAAGTCACAGGCGCTCGCCAGCGAGCTCGGAGTGACCGTGCTGTCTGAGAACAGCAATCCATCAGCCAATCAGGACGCTGTGCAGGACGCGGACATCGTGTTCTTGGGCGTGAAGCCGTTCGGGATCGCGGAGATGTGCGAGCACCTCAAGGATCACCTGAAGGAAGGCTCCGTCGTCGTTTCCGTGGCGGCCGCCATCACCACGGAAACCATGGAGAAGCACCTCAACCCGGGCCAATCCGTCATCCGCACCATGCCGAACGTGCCTCTCCAAGTGGGGAAGGGCGCCGTCGGACTGTCCGCGGGAACTAACGCCAGCGAATCGCACGTCAAGGCTGCAACTGAGCTCTTTGAGCCGTCCGGAATCGTGGTGCGCGTTCCCGAAGAGCAACTGGATGCGGTTTCTGCTATCTCAGGATCCGGACCGGCCTACGCCTTCTACCTCGCCGAACTAATAGCCGAGGCGGGGGAGAAACTGGGACTGGCCCCAGAGCTTTCTCGCGAACTCGCGCGCGCCACAGTGGCCGGCGCGGGCCTGATGTTGGACGATCCCGCCGCCAACCCGGTAGAGCTGCGCAAGTCCGTCACGAGCCCTAATGGCACCACGGAAGTAGCGTTGCGGATCTTCGCAGAACGCGGCCTCGGAGACATCATCGCCGAAGGTGCAGCAGGCGCCACGGCTCGCGCTCAAGAGATCAGCAAAGACCTCGCTTCTTAGTCAAAATTCTTCGTGTGTACCCCTGAGTAATTCGGTAGCGTGGTGGTGTGAGGCATTCCGCATCACCACGTTCGAAATGAAGTTCCGTTCAGGAGACGCTCATGCGCGCAGTCGTATTCGAAGATTTCAAGACTTTCCCCGTTCTCAAAGACATTGAAAAGCCCACCCCCGGCCCCGGCGAAGTATTGCTGAAGGTCGCTGGCGCGGGTGCTTGCCACTCTGACGTGGCAATTTTCCAGGATTTCGAAGCCAACAACCCTGCCGGTTTGAAGCCAGGATTCGTGCTGGGCCACGAGAACTCAGGCTGGATTGAAGAAGTTGGACCGGGCGTCACCGGATTCAACAAGGGTGAGGCCTACTTGGTCTACGGGCCAATCGGCTGCGGACGCTGCCGTGCGTGCTCGCGCGGTCAAGACACCTACTGCCTCAACGCCGCCACCAACCCCTACATGGGCATTGGCTTGGGTCGCAACGGTGGCATGGCTGAGTACGTCACGGTTCCCGCCCGCAACCTGGTTCCGCTCGGCGACGCCGACCCTGTGGCCGCCGCCCCGCTCTCTGATGCTGGCCTGACCCCGTACCACGCCATCAAGCTGGCGCTGCCGAAGCTCAATGGCGGCGGAAAGTTTGCGCTGGTCATTGGCTTGGGCGGTCTTGGGTTGGTGGGCGTGCAGATCCTCAAAGCGCTCACGGGCGCCACGATCATTGCCACGGATGCGAAGCCAGAAGCGATGGCTGAGGCTGAGAAGCTTGGAGCGCTGACGGTTCCTGCCGGGCAGGATCAGGTGGCAAGGATCCGCGAGATCACGGGTGGTAACGGTGTTGACGCGGCTTTCGATTTCGTGGGAATTACGCCCACCATTACGACGGCGATGCAGTCCATGGCACTCATGGGTCGTTGCACCGTTGTGGGTATCGCAGGTCAGCCGTACGACTGGTCCTTCTTCAGCGCACCGTACGAGGTTGAACTCACGAGCACCTATTGGGGCACCATCGAGGACCTCTACGATGTGGTGGCTCTCTACAAGAGCGGCCTCGTGGTCCCGCAGTTCACGGCGTACCCCATGGATCAGGCGCTCGAGGCGTACCAGCTGCTGGTGGACGGTAAGGTCGCCGGCCGTGCTGTGGTGACACCTAACGCCTAGGCGTTAGCGCTGCCGCCCGTTGCTTCGGGCTCGCAAGCTTGAGAGCTACGGGCGGGCGGCGAACCGCTCGAGCAACTCCGTGTGGCCGGATACGATCAGCACGTCTCGGTGCGTGACCTTCGTATTCGGCTGCGCGTAGGTGAAGTCCTCGCCGGGGGTCTTTACGCCCACGATGGTGACGCCGTACTTGGCGCGAACCTGAGATTCGGCCAGTGTGAAACCCTGGGTTTCCTTGGGTGGGTACATCTTCACGATCGCGAAGCCGTCATCGAATTCGATGAAGTCCAGCATGCGGCCGCCCACGAGGTGAGCGGTACGCACGCCGGCGTCCGCTTCCGGGTAGATCACGTGATTTGCGCCGATGCGCGTGAGGATCTTGCCGTGGGACGGCGTAATGGCCTTCACCCACAAGTGTTCAATTCCCAAATCCACGAGGTTCACGGTGATGAGCACCGAGGATTCGATGGACGTTCCCACGCCCACCACGGCGGAGCTGAACTCTTGAGCACCGAGCTGGCGGAGCGCTTCAATGTTGGTGGCGTCCGCTTCCACGACGTGGGTGAGCAGCCCGGACCACTTCTGCACGAGGTCAGGATTACGCTCGATCGCGAGGACTTCACGACCCTGCTTGACCAGCTGACTGGCTACCGATGCGCCGAAACGCCCCAACCCAATAACGAGTACGGGGGCGTTGTGGTCTTGCTGAATCTTGTCAGCCAATGATCGGCCTTTCCTCGGGATAGCGGTACAACTGATCGCGCTGCTTCAAGGACAGCGCCGATGCCAAAGTAATAGTGCCAATACGGCCAGCAAACATCAACGCGGCCAGAATGTACTTGCCGGCTGGCGGCAATTCAGCACTGAGGTTGGTACTCAAGCCTACGGTGGCGAACGCCGAAATCGATTCGAAGAGCACACGGTCCAGCGAGGCCGGCGTCAGCATCATGATGAGGCCACACGCGGTGGCTACCAGGGTTGCTCCCAAGACCACCACGGAGATGGCCACGCGTAGCGTGCCCTCGGGGATGGTGCGGCCGAACGCCTTCACGTCACGTTCACCGCGGGCTTCGGCGAAGATCGCCAAGAACAGCACGGCCAGAGTGGTGATCTTGATGCCGCCGGCGGTGGAGGCTGAACCGCCGCCCACGAACATCAAAGCATCCGTGGCGAGCATGGTGTTGGTTTCCATGTACGCCTGATCCACCAGATTGAATCCGCCAGAGCGGGTCATGATGGACGCGAAAATGGCATGCACAATCTTGTCCCCGGCTGCCATTCCGCCGATGGTGCGGACGTTATTCCACTCCAAAAGTCCCCAGCCCATGGCGCCGATGACCACCAAGGCAAAAGAGCCGATAATCGTGATCTTGGTGTGCAGGTTCCACTTGGAGAACACGCCCTTGAACTGCAAGAGCACCAAGATGACGGGAAAGCCCAAGCTGCCAATGAAGACGCCCACCATGAGCGGAATCAGGATGTAGAGATCCATCTCATAGGGCACCAGGCCGTTGGAGTGCGGCGTGAATCCTGCGTTGTTGAAAGCGGAGATCGCGTAGAACATTCCATGCCACAGCGCCGTGGGGAAGGACTCTCCCAACACTACAAAGCGAGGAGTGAGCACCAACATCAACGCCAACTGAATAATGACGGACGTCGTAACCACGATCTTCAAAAGTGAGCGAACCTCGCCCAAGGTACCGGACGCCGTCGTACTCATTGAAGACTGAGCCATCAGCTTTCCGCGCACGCCCAACTTCTTGCTCACCGCAAGAGACAGCAGCGCGGCGATGGTCAAAATACCCAAACCGCCGATGAACACGCCCAAAGAAATGAAAACTTGTCCCCAAAAGGACCAATGGTCGGCGGTCGAAACCACCGTGAGGCCTGTAACGCAGACCGCCGACACTGCTGTGAAAAGCGCATCGTGAAGGGCGGTGAACTCATTGTTCGCTGAGGAGATGGGGAGCGCCAAGAGCAACGTAAACACCGCAATCACGCTCAAAAACGCCAAAAGCGCGAGGCGGGCGGGGGAGTTCGACGCTACCGTTTGCACGTACAAGCGAGCCGCGTTCAACGGCTGCATTGCCCGTTGACGCCATCGCGAAGCGAGGGTCGCGGAGGTCTCGGTCATCTTCACATTCAATCATTAGCGTGCGGCAAAAACGTGACTCTTGCCACGAAACAAGTACGGTGGTAGGTGTGACGGAAGTTTCATCGGCGAAAATTGTCAGCAAGGTGGTGTGGTCTCAGGACTACTTGTCGTACCGATTTAGCGATTCACACCCTATGAATCCTATTCGCCTCGATCTCACCATGCGCCTAGCTGAAGCGCTAAATGTGTGTGAGAGCCGCGACATGGCACTCATTGAGCCCTTTGTTGC
It includes:
- the topA gene encoding type I DNA topoisomerase, which gives rise to MPAKAKAPTGRKLVIVESPAKSKSIAKYLGEGFDVDASVGHIRDLPQPSELPAELKKTSVGKFAVDVDNNFEPYYVVYPDKKKRVAELKAKLKQSDELFLATDADREGEAIAWHLLEVLKPTVPVHRMTFTEITQEGISRALENIRDLDTDLVDAQETRRVLDRLYGYEISPVLWRKVARGLSAGRVQSVATRLVVERERERMAFRSANYWDLAGTFTTEKSESFTAKLSQLDGKRVASGRDFDDKGQLVSGRNGSAVHLNEESATALAAALEGVPFAVTSVENKPYTRRPAAPFTTSTLQQEASRKLRWSSRSTMQVAQRLYENGYITYMRTDSVFLSNEAVTAARRQATELYGGEYVPNSPRLYKAKNDSAQEAHEAIRPAGDSFRRPQDVRSVLSADEFRLYELIWKRTVASQMADAKGSTATIRLAGSTAEGRQAEFSASGTVITFPGFMAAYEEGKDIDPQAAQEAEDERRLPQLVVKDGLKGSKIEATGHDTSPPARYTEASIVAELEKREIGRPSTYAPTISTIMDRGYVTKRGGALVPSWIAFSVIRLLEEHFAKYVDYEFTARLEDDLDEIAAGHVKRTDWLQRFYFGGDDLEGLAADVENLGEIDARAINSIEIADGIVLRVGKFGPYLEQVLPADAPEGTEPARANVPEDLAPDELTAEKARELMESTGPDERVLGVDPSTGRQIVAKDGRYGAYVTEVIEEPTEEELAALPVEYYKNGKPKPRKKPVKEKPRTGSLFKSMSLETVTLDDALKLLSLPRVLGTDAEGVEITAQNGRFGPYLKKGTDSRSLASEDEIFSTTLEQALEIYSQPKQRGARQAAAPLAEFGPDPVSEKNIVVKDGRFGPYITDGVTNITIPRDTTIEELTRERAIELLADKRARGPVKRGAKTTTTKSTAAKSTAKSTAAKTTAAKTTAAKKPAAKKPATRSTSTSK
- a CDS encoding Ppx/GppA family phosphatase, encoding MRLGVLDIGSNTVHLLLVDAHPGARPVAFASHKRPLSLIQYQDESGAITEEGQRELIDFVSEAADFARRHHAEDFLAFCTSAIRESANGPSVLDRVMTETGVTLMELSGEQEAAVTYFAVRRWFGWSAKNIMNLDIGGGSMELTIGWDALPAAAYSVPLGAGRLTRDFLPDDPPSPRDVKDLRKYIKSTLKEPVAVLKEYEKPKLVAATSKTFRSLARICGAAPSAEGPYVKRLLRLEDLKLWTRRLEAMTIEDRALLPGVSEVRAPQVLAGALSAEIAMEMLGLEQVRICPWALREGILLQRFDHLMAESGQSLNVPGHLGSNLPLGKEPHVPGTPHSVASAAQQH
- a CDS encoding sugar phosphate isomerase/epimerase family protein; the protein is MSEESQNQGSNGEASDANTSNANPSNGAERKPASSSGKTYPVALSSSSVYPLSVVDAFSLARDVGYDGVEVMVTGNSISQDPKQLLKLSERYDQPISAIHAPTLLLTQQVWGSAWNKIEKSALMAKEVGCSSVVAHPPFRWQGTYATQFAEGVRRINEEHGVKICVENMYPWRARGREALMYLPHWNPVPQPYDFVTWDFSHASIANHDSLEAVQALGDRLTHLHLCDGNNNAKDEHLVPGRGTQRVQETLEYLRDSEWDGAVVVEVSTRKAKGAGEREEWLGETLNFARQHLNRLPLSK
- the proC gene encoding pyrroline-5-carboxylate reductase; its protein translation is MDSPRLAFIGLGNMNGAILRGILASGFDTSRVVGTVRNTEKSQALASELGVTVLSENSNPSANQDAVQDADIVFLGVKPFGIAEMCEHLKDHLKEGSVVVSVAAAITTETMEKHLNPGQSVIRTMPNVPLQVGKGAVGLSAGTNASESHVKAATELFEPSGIVVRVPEEQLDAVSAISGSGPAYAFYLAELIAEAGEKLGLAPELSRELARATVAGAGLMLDDPAANPVELRKSVTSPNGTTEVALRIFAERGLGDIIAEGAAGATARAQEISKDLAS
- a CDS encoding NAD(P)-dependent alcohol dehydrogenase, which gives rise to MRAVVFEDFKTFPVLKDIEKPTPGPGEVLLKVAGAGACHSDVAIFQDFEANNPAGLKPGFVLGHENSGWIEEVGPGVTGFNKGEAYLVYGPIGCGRCRACSRGQDTYCLNAATNPYMGIGLGRNGGMAEYVTVPARNLVPLGDADPVAAAPLSDAGLTPYHAIKLALPKLNGGGKFALVIGLGGLGLVGVQILKALTGATIIATDAKPEAMAEAEKLGALTVPAGQDQVARIREITGGNGVDAAFDFVGITPTITTAMQSMALMGRCTVVGIAGQPYDWSFFSAPYEVELTSTYWGTIEDLYDVVALYKSGLVVPQFTAYPMDQALEAYQLLVDGKVAGRAVVTPNA
- a CDS encoding potassium channel family protein, with translation MADKIQQDHNAPVLVIGLGRFGASVASQLVKQGREVLAIERNPDLVQKWSGLLTHVVEADATNIEALRQLGAQEFSSAVVGVGTSIESSVLITVNLVDLGIEHLWVKAITPSHGKILTRIGANHVIYPEADAGVRTAHLVGGRMLDFIEFDDGFAIVKMYPPKETQGFTLAESQVRAKYGVTIVGVKTPGEDFTYAQPNTKVTHRDVLIVSGHTELLERFAARP
- a CDS encoding TrkH family potassium uptake protein, with translation MQPLNAARLYVQTVASNSPARLALLAFLSVIAVFTLLLALPISSANNEFTALHDALFTAVSAVCVTGLTVVSTADHWSFWGQVFISLGVFIGGLGILTIAALLSLAVSKKLGVRGKLMAQSSMSTTASGTLGEVRSLLKIVVTTSVIIQLALMLVLTPRFVVLGESFPTALWHGMFYAISAFNNAGFTPHSNGLVPYEMDLYILIPLMVGVFIGSLGFPVILVLLQFKGVFSKWNLHTKITIIGSFALVVIGAMGWGLLEWNNVRTIGGMAAGDKIVHAIFASIMTRSGGFNLVDQAYMETNTMLATDALMFVGGGSASTAGGIKITTLAVLFLAIFAEARGERDVKAFGRTIPEGTLRVAISVVVLGATLVATACGLIMMLTPASLDRVLFESISAFATVGLSTNLSAELPPAGKYILAALMFAGRIGTITLASALSLKQRDQLYRYPEERPIIG